One window of the Fusobacterium animalis 7_1 genome contains the following:
- the fusA gene encoding elongation factor G, protein MARKVSLDMTRNVGIMAHIDAGKTTTTERILFYTGVERKIGEVHEGQATMDWMEQEQERGITITSAATTCFWKGHRINIIDTPGHVDFTVEVERSLRVLDGAVAVFSAVDGVQPQSETVWRQADKYKVPRLAFFNKMDRIGANFDMCVSDIKEKLGSNPVPIQIPIGAEDQFEGIVDLIEMKELVWSIDSDQGQHYDTKDIRAELQEKAEEARQYMLESIVETDDALMEKFFGGEEITKEEIIKGLRKATIDNTIVPVVCGTAFKNKCIQPLLDAIVNYMPAPTDVAMVEGRDPKNPDILIDREMSDEAPFASLAFKVMTDPFVGRLTFFRVYSGIVEKGATVLNSTKGKKERMGRILQMHANKREEIDQVYCGDIAAAVGLKDTTTGDTLCAEDAPIVLEQMEFPEPVISVAVEPKTKNDQEKMGIALSKLAEEDPTFRVRTDEETGQTIISGMGELHLEIIVDRMKREFKVDSNVGKPQVAYRETITQSCDQEVKYAKQSGGRGQYGHVKIILEPNPGKEFEFVNKITGGVIPREYIPAVEKGCREALESGVIAGYPLVDVKVTLYDGSFHEVDSSEMAFKIAGSMAVKQAAAKAKPVILEPVFKVEVTTPEEYMGDIIGDLNSRRGMVSGMIDRNGAKIITAKVPLSEMFGYATDLRSKSQGRATYSWEFSEYLQVPASIQKQIQEERGK, encoded by the coding sequence ATGGCTAGGAAAGTATCGTTGGATATGACTAGAAACGTTGGAATAATGGCTCACATCGATGCAGGGAAAACAACAACAACAGAAAGAATATTATTTTATACTGGAGTGGAAAGAAAAATAGGAGAAGTTCATGAAGGTCAAGCAACAATGGACTGGATGGAACAAGAGCAAGAAAGAGGGATAACAATTACTTCTGCTGCTACTACTTGTTTTTGGAAAGGTCATAGGATAAATATAATAGACACACCAGGACACGTGGACTTTACTGTTGAGGTTGAAAGATCTCTAAGAGTACTAGATGGAGCTGTTGCAGTGTTTTCAGCTGTTGATGGTGTACAACCACAATCAGAAACAGTGTGGAGACAAGCTGATAAATATAAAGTACCAAGACTAGCTTTCTTTAACAAGATGGATAGAATTGGAGCTAACTTTGATATGTGTGTATCAGATATTAAAGAAAAGTTAGGTTCAAACCCAGTACCTATACAAATTCCTATTGGTGCAGAAGATCAATTTGAAGGAATAGTAGATTTAATAGAAATGAAAGAATTGGTTTGGTCAATAGATTCAGATCAAGGACAACACTATGATACAAAGGATATTAGAGCTGAATTACAAGAAAAGGCTGAAGAAGCAAGACAATATATGCTTGAATCAATAGTTGAAACTGATGATGCATTAATGGAAAAATTCTTTGGTGGAGAAGAAATAACAAAAGAAGAAATCATAAAAGGATTAAGAAAAGCTACAATAGATAATACAATAGTTCCAGTTGTTTGTGGAACAGCATTTAAAAATAAATGTATACAACCTTTACTAGATGCTATTGTAAATTATATGCCAGCACCAACAGATGTTGCTATGGTTGAAGGTAGAGATCCTAAAAATCCTGATATATTAATAGATAGAGAAATGTCAGATGAAGCACCTTTTGCATCACTTGCTTTCAAAGTTATGACTGACCCATTTGTAGGAAGATTAACATTTTTTAGAGTATACTCTGGTATAGTTGAAAAAGGAGCTACTGTTCTTAACTCAACTAAAGGTAAGAAAGAAAGAATGGGAAGAATACTTCAAATGCATGCTAACAAGAGAGAAGAAATTGATCAAGTGTACTGTGGAGATATAGCAGCAGCAGTTGGATTGAAAGATACAACAACAGGAGATACTCTTTGTGCTGAAGATGCTCCAATAGTTCTTGAACAAATGGAATTCCCAGAACCAGTTATTTCAGTTGCTGTTGAACCAAAAACTAAAAATGACCAAGAAAAAATGGGAATTGCATTATCAAAACTTGCAGAAGAAGACCCTACATTTAGAGTTAGAACTGATGAAGAAACAGGTCAAACTATTATATCTGGAATGGGAGAATTGCACCTTGAAATCATCGTAGATAGAATGAAAAGAGAATTTAAAGTAGATTCTAATGTTGGAAAACCACAAGTTGCTTATAGAGAAACTATAACTCAATCTTGTGATCAAGAAGTTAAGTATGCAAAACAATCTGGTGGTAGAGGACAATATGGACATGTTAAGATTATACTTGAACCAAATCCAGGTAAAGAATTTGAATTTGTTAATAAAATAACAGGAGGGGTAATTCCAAGAGAATATATACCTGCTGTTGAAAAAGGATGTAGAGAAGCTCTTGAATCAGGAGTTATTGCTGGATATCCATTGGTTGATGTAAAAGTAACTTTATATGATGGATCATTCCACGAAGTTGACTCATCAGAAATGGCATTTAAAATAGCTGGGTCAATGGCTGTTAAACAAGCTGCTGCAAAGGCTAAACCAGTGATATTAGAACCAGTATTCAAAGTTGAAGTAACAACACCAGAAGAATATATGGGAGATATTATTGGAGATTTAAATTCAAGAAGAGGAATGGTATCTGGAATGATAGATAGAAATGGTGCTAAAATAATAACTGCAAAAGTACCTCTATCTGAAATGTTTGGATATGCAACTGATTTAAGATCTAAATCTCAAGGAAGAGCAACTTATTCTTGGGAATTTTCTGAATACCTTCAAGTACCTGCTTCAATTCAAAAGCAAATACAAGAAGAAAGAGGAAAATAA
- the pgeF gene encoding peptidoglycan editing factor PgeF, with the protein MNYIDNDIKDFDNYIEFTTFNKFNIKILFTKKNYGNVLEKSREEIKKDFSLQNKIMVSSHQTHSDNVVLIGDNADKTYFENTDGILTSNKNVAIFTKYADCLAIFIYDEESKIFGVVHSGWKGTYQEIVKRAIEKINPKNLSTINILFGIGISCENYKVGVEFYEEFRNKFPKEIVEKAFSIKDDDFYFNNQLFNYYLLKDYGIKEDKIFLNNRCTFKENFHSFRRDKELSGRNGAIMFMEV; encoded by the coding sequence GATTTTGATAACTATATTGAATTTACAACCTTTAATAAATTCAATATAAAAATATTATTTACAAAGAAAAATTATGGAAATGTACTAGAAAAAAGTAGAGAAGAAATTAAAAAAGATTTTTCTTTACAAAATAAAATAATGGTTTCATCTCATCAAACCCATAGTGATAATGTGGTTTTAATAGGAGATAATGCAGATAAAACGTATTTTGAAAATACAGATGGAATCTTGACATCTAATAAAAATGTAGCAATATTCACAAAATATGCAGACTGTTTAGCTATATTTATCTATGATGAAGAAAGTAAAATATTTGGAGTTGTTCATTCAGGCTGGAAGGGAACATATCAAGAGATAGTAAAAAGAGCTATTGAAAAGATTAATCCTAAAAATTTATCAACAATAAATATTTTATTTGGTATAGGAATATCTTGTGAAAATTATAAAGTTGGTGTAGAATTTTATGAGGAATTTAGAAACAAATTTCCAAAAGAAATTGTTGAAAAGGCATTTTCTATAAAAGATGATGATTTCTATTTCAATAATCAACTTTTTAATTACTATTTACTTAAAGATTATGGAATAAAAGAAGATAAAATATTTTTAAATAATAGATGTACATTTAAAGAAAATTTCCATTCTTTTAGAAGGGATAAAGAACTTTCTGGAAGAAATGGAGCAATTATGTTTATGGAGGTTTAG
- a CDS encoding potassium/proton antiporter — protein sequence MNNILFFSSVVIILSIFMYRYLSKFGVPMLLVFISLGMIFGVNGIFKIDYENYELSRDICSFALIYIIFFGGFGTNLSMARGIIKKSLILSSLGVIFTSLLTGIFSHYVLKIDWYTSFLIGSVLGSTDAASVFSILRSHKLNLKENTASLLEIESGSNDPFAYVLTISFLTLSKGELNLPILLFKQVCFGLLVGYIFAKISILSIKKIHNIDSGMSMALIMASMLLSYSISEFVGGNGYITIYLLGVLIGNVRFNKKSEIVSFFNGITSIMQILIFFLLGLLVNPLEALKYTVPAILIMIAMTLFIRPFVVCSLISPLKSSRGQKLLVSWAGLRGAASVVFAILVVVVNKKIGMIVFNIAFIVVLLSIAIQGSLLPFFSRKFNMIDEEENVLKTFNDYSDTEDVDFITAEIGETHKWVGKQVKNLEFMPSVLLVLIIRNGQNIIPNGDTVIEKGDRVVLCGSSFVDKDTRINLYENVVDKNSKYKNKSIRELDRNTLVILIKRDGVAMIPSGNTTILENDILVLLDR from the coding sequence TTGAATAATATTTTATTTTTTAGTTCTGTTGTTATTATTCTATCTATATTTATGTATAGATACCTGAGTAAATTTGGTGTTCCTATGCTTTTAGTTTTTATAAGTTTAGGAATGATATTTGGTGTGAATGGAATTTTTAAAATTGATTATGAAAATTATGAATTATCCAGAGATATATGTAGCTTTGCTTTGATATATATTATTTTCTTTGGAGGCTTTGGTACAAATCTTTCTATGGCAAGGGGGATAATAAAAAAGTCTTTAATTTTATCATCATTAGGAGTTATTTTCACTTCACTTTTAACAGGAATATTTTCTCACTATGTTTTAAAAATTGATTGGTATACCTCATTTTTAATAGGCTCTGTTTTAGGGTCAACAGATGCTGCTTCTGTATTTAGTATTTTAAGATCACATAAATTAAATTTAAAAGAAAATACAGCTTCTTTATTAGAAATTGAAAGTGGTTCAAACGATCCCTTTGCTTATGTTTTAACTATCTCTTTTTTGACCCTTTCAAAAGGTGAATTAAATTTACCAATACTTCTATTTAAACAAGTGTGTTTTGGACTATTAGTAGGATATATTTTTGCAAAAATATCTATTTTATCTATAAAAAAAATTCATAATATAGATAGTGGGATGTCTATGGCTCTAATAATGGCTTCTATGCTTCTTTCATATTCTATAAGTGAGTTTGTTGGAGGTAATGGCTATATAACAATCTATCTTTTGGGAGTATTAATAGGAAATGTTAGATTTAATAAAAAAAGTGAAATCGTTAGCTTTTTTAATGGAATAACCAGTATTATGCAGATTCTAATTTTCTTTTTACTAGGACTTTTAGTAAATCCATTGGAAGCATTAAAATATACTGTTCCTGCTATTTTAATAATGATTGCTATGACTTTATTTATTCGTCCATTTGTAGTTTGTTCGTTAATAAGCCCTTTAAAATCAAGTAGAGGACAAAAACTTTTAGTGTCTTGGGCAGGTTTAAGAGGAGCTGCCTCAGTAGTTTTTGCTATCTTAGTTGTGGTTGTCAATAAAAAAATTGGAATGATTGTTTTTAATATTGCTTTTATTGTAGTCTTATTGTCTATTGCAATTCAGGGCTCTTTACTTCCTTTCTTTTCAAGAAAATTCAATATGATAGATGAGGAAGAAAATGTTCTTAAAACATTCAATGATTACTCAGACACAGAAGATGTAGATTTTATAACTGCTGAAATTGGTGAAACACACAAATGGGTTGGAAAACAAGTTAAAAATCTTGAATTCATGCCATCTGTATTATTGGTTTTGATTATAAGAAATGGACAAAATATTATTCCAAATGGTGATACTGTAATAGAAAAAGGAGATAGAGTTGTTCTTTGTGGTTCAAGTTTTGTAGATAAAGATACAAGAATAAACTTATATGAAAATGTAGTTGATAAAAATTCAAAATATAAAAATAAATCTATTAGAGAACTTGATAGAAATACTTTGGTTATTTTAATTAAAAGAGATGGTGTTGCTATGATACCAAGTGGAAACACAACCATATTAGAAAATGATATTTTGGTATTATTAGATAGATAA
- the tuf gene encoding elongation factor Tu, translating into MAKEKYERSKPHVNIGTIGHVDHGKTTLTAAISKVLSDKGWAKKVDFDQIDAAPEEKERGITINTAHIEYETEKRHYAHVDCPGHADYVKNMITGAAQMDGAILVVSAADGPMPQTREHILLSRQVGVPYIVVFLNKSDMVDDEELLELVEMEVRELLNEYGFPGDDIPIIRGSALGALNGEEKWVEKILELMEAVDNYIPTPERAIDQPFLMPIEDVFTITGRGTVVTGRVERGVIKVGEEIEIVGIKPTTKTTCTGVEMFRKLLDQGQAGDNIGVLLRGTKKEEVERGQVLAKPGSIHPHTNFKGEVYVLTKDEGGRHTPFFTGYRPQFYFRTTDITGAVTLPDGVEMVMPGDNITMTVELIHPIAMEQGLRFAIREGGRTVASGVVSEIIK; encoded by the coding sequence ATGGCTAAAGAAAAATATGAAAGAAGTAAACCACATGTAAACATTGGAACAATTGGGCACGTTGACCATGGAAAAACAACTTTAACAGCTGCTATATCTAAAGTATTATCAGATAAAGGATGGGCTAAAAAAGTAGATTTTGACCAAATTGATGCTGCTCCTGAAGAAAAAGAAAGAGGAATAACTATCAATACAGCTCACATTGAATATGAAACTGAAAAGAGACACTATGCTCACGTTGACTGTCCAGGCCACGCTGACTATGTTAAAAATATGATAACTGGTGCTGCTCAAATGGACGGAGCTATACTTGTTGTATCAGCTGCTGATGGACCTATGCCTCAAACAAGAGAACATATCTTACTTTCAAGACAAGTTGGAGTTCCATATATTGTTGTTTTCTTAAACAAATCTGATATGGTTGATGACGAAGAATTACTAGAATTAGTAGAAATGGAAGTTAGAGAATTATTAAATGAATATGGATTCCCAGGAGATGACATCCCTATAATCAGAGGTTCAGCATTAGGTGCTTTAAATGGTGAAGAAAAATGGGTTGAAAAAATATTAGAACTTATGGAAGCAGTAGATAACTATATCCCTACTCCAGAAAGAGCAATAGATCAACCATTCTTAATGCCAATAGAAGATGTTTTCACTATCACAGGAAGAGGAACAGTTGTTACAGGAAGAGTTGAAAGAGGAGTTATCAAAGTTGGAGAAGAAATTGAAATAGTTGGTATCAAACCTACAACTAAAACAACTTGTACAGGTGTTGAAATGTTTAGAAAACTTCTTGATCAAGGTCAAGCAGGAGATAACATTGGAGTGTTATTAAGAGGAACTAAGAAAGAAGAAGTTGAAAGAGGACAAGTTCTTGCTAAACCAGGAAGTATCCACCCTCATACAAACTTCAAAGGTGAAGTTTATGTATTAACTAAAGATGAAGGAGGAAGACATACTCCATTCTTTACAGGATACAGACCTCAATTCTATTTCAGAACTACTGATATCACTGGTGCAGTAACTCTACCTGATGGAGTAGAAATGGTTATGCCAGGAGATAATATCACTATGACAGTAGAATTAATCCACCCAATCGCTATGGAACAAGGATTAAGATTCGCTATCAGAGAAGGTGGAAGAACTGTTGCTTCTGGAGTTGTTTCTGAAATAATTAAATAG
- a CDS encoding AAA family ATPase, whose amino-acid sequence MKRIGIGLSDFKHLIEEDFYYFDKTKFIDEIIKDGAQVKLFTRPRRFGKTLNMSMLKYFFDIKEAEENRKLFKNLYIEKTESFKEQGQYPVIFLSLKDLKATTWEEMQEKIVVTLSDFFSEYQYLLKELNENDTDKFKKVLREEANLSNLGTTLKFLTKILYEKYSQKVVVLIDEYDSPLVSAYINGYYNKAKDFFKTFYSTVLKDNNYLQIGILTGIIRVMKAGIFSDLNNLSTYTILSDDYTDSYGLTEEEVEKSLKDYGIGQEISKVKDWYDGYKFGNSEVYNPWSIINFLRFKELRAYWVDTSGNDLINDVLKKITKDTVRALERLFNGEGLRQNISGTSDLSKLLDENELWELLLFSGYLTIEEKIDQKNYILRLPNKEVKELFKDSFLEKYFGRGNKLSDLMEALTENRIDEYEGNLQEILLTSVSYNDTKKGNEAFYHGLIMGMGLYLEGEYITKSNIESGLGRYDFSVEPKNKNKRAFIMEFKSTDSVEKLEEVSKEALEQIEAKKYDISLKQNGIKEITYLGIAFCGKQIKISYK is encoded by the coding sequence ATGAAAAGAATAGGAATAGGACTAAGTGATTTTAAACATCTAATAGAAGAAGATTTTTATTATTTTGATAAAACAAAATTCATAGATGAAATAATTAAAGATGGAGCACAGGTAAAATTATTCACAAGACCTAGAAGATTTGGAAAAACATTAAATATGTCTATGTTAAAATATTTTTTTGATATAAAAGAAGCAGAAGAAAATAGAAAACTATTTAAAAATTTATATATAGAAAAAACAGAATCCTTTAAAGAACAAGGGCAATATCCAGTAATATTTTTGTCATTAAAAGATTTAAAAGCAACAACTTGGGAAGAAATGCAAGAAAAAATAGTTGTTACACTTTCTGACTTTTTTTCTGAATACCAATATCTTTTAAAAGAATTAAATGAAAATGATACTGATAAATTTAAAAAAGTTCTTAGAGAAGAAGCTAACTTATCTAATTTAGGAACAACATTAAAATTTTTAACAAAAATTTTATATGAAAAATATAGTCAAAAAGTAGTGGTATTGATAGATGAATATGATAGTCCATTAGTATCAGCCTATATAAATGGATATTACAATAAAGCAAAGGATTTCTTTAAAACTTTTTATAGTACAGTATTAAAAGATAATAACTATTTACAAATAGGAATTTTAACTGGAATAATAAGAGTAATGAAAGCAGGGATATTCTCAGATTTGAATAATCTAAGTACCTATACAATATTAAGTGATGACTATACAGATAGTTATGGATTAACAGAAGAAGAAGTAGAAAAAAGTTTAAAAGATTATGGAATAGGACAGGAAATATCAAAGGTAAAAGATTGGTATGATGGATATAAATTTGGAAATAGTGAAGTATATAATCCTTGGAGTATAATAAATTTTTTAAGATTTAAAGAATTAAGAGCTTATTGGGTAGATACATCAGGAAATGATTTAATAAATGATGTATTAAAGAAAATAACAAAGGATACAGTAAGAGCTTTAGAAAGATTGTTTAATGGAGAAGGATTAAGACAAAATATATCAGGTACATCAGATTTATCAAAGTTATTAGATGAGAATGAATTATGGGAACTATTATTGTTTAGTGGCTATTTAACAATAGAAGAAAAAATAGATCAGAAGAATTATATATTAAGGTTACCTAATAAAGAAGTAAAAGAACTCTTTAAAGACAGTTTTTTAGAAAAATATTTTGGAAGAGGAAATAAGTTATCAGACTTAATGGAAGCCTTAACAGAAAATAGGATAGATGAATATGAAGGAAATCTACAAGAGATATTATTAACATCAGTTAGTTATAATGATACTAAGAAGGGTAATGAAGCATTCTACCATGGATTAATAATGGGAATGGGACTATATTTAGAAGGAGAATATATAACAAAATCAAATATAGAAAGTGGCTTAGGAAGATATGATTTTTCAGTAGAGCCAAAGAATAAAAACAAAAGAGCCTTTATAATGGAATTTAAGTCAACAGATAGTGTAGAAAAATTAGAAGAAGTATCAAAAGAAGCATTAGAACAGATAGAAGCTAAGAAATATGATATATCATTAAAACAAAATGGGATAAAAGAGATAACATACTTAGGAATAGCATTTTGTGGAAAACAGATTAAAATTAGTTATAAATAA
- the rpsG gene encoding 30S ribosomal protein S7: MSRRRAAVKRDVLPDSRYSDKVVTKVINSIMLDGKKSIAEGIFYSAMDLIKEKTGQEGYDIFKQALENIKPQIEVRSRRIGGATYQVPVEVKADRQQTLAIRWLTTYTRARKEYGMIEKLAAELIAAANNEGATIKKKEDTYKMAEANRAFAHYRV; the protein is encoded by the coding sequence ATGTCAAGAAGAAGAGCAGCGGTAAAAAGAGATGTTTTACCTGATTCAAGATACTCTGATAAAGTTGTTACTAAAGTAATTAACTCAATAATGCTAGATGGTAAAAAATCAATAGCTGAAGGAATATTCTACTCAGCAATGGATTTAATAAAAGAAAAAACTGGTCAAGAAGGATATGATATTTTCAAGCAAGCGTTAGAAAATATTAAACCTCAAATAGAAGTTAGATCTAGAAGAATTGGAGGAGCTACTTACCAAGTTCCAGTTGAAGTTAAGGCTGATAGACAACAAACACTTGCTATAAGATGGTTAACTACTTATACAAGAGCAAGAAAAGAATATGGAATGATAGAAAAACTTGCAGCAGAATTAATTGCAGCAGCAAATAATGAAGGTGCAACTATTAAGAAAAAAGAAGATACTTATAAGATGGCAGAAGCAAACAGAGCATTTGCACATTATAGAGTATAG
- the rpsL gene encoding 30S ribosomal protein S12: MPTLSQLVKKGRQTLTEKKKSPALQGNPQRRGVCIRVYTTTPKKPNSALRKVARVKLTNGIEVTCYIPGEGHNLQEHSIVLVRGGRTKDLPGVRYKIIRGALDTAGVAKRKQGRSRYGAKNA; this comes from the coding sequence ATGCCTACTCTAAGTCAATTAGTAAAAAAAGGAAGACAAACATTAACTGAGAAGAAAAAATCTCCAGCTTTACAAGGTAACCCACAAAGAAGAGGGGTTTGTATAAGAGTATATACAACTACACCTAAGAAACCTAACTCAGCTTTAAGAAAAGTTGCCAGAGTAAAACTAACAAATGGAATCGAAGTTACTTGTTATATTCCTGGTGAAGGACATAACTTACAAGAACACTCAATCGTTCTAGTAAGAGGAGGAAGAACAAAGGATTTACCAGGGGTTAGATATAAAATCATTAGAGGTGCATTAGATACTGCTGGTGTTGCAAAGAGAAAACAAGGTAGATCTAGGTATGGAGCTAAAAACGCATAA